From Flavobacterium sp. 102, a single genomic window includes:
- a CDS encoding DUF6252 family protein: MKTIKQFGIVLTVALATLLSSCSGSDDGGGGGGNASLGQVKAKVAGSSFSSMEVATFAQKIVAGGTTTIIVQGSTAQGKAIQLILNGTNGQPGTFEISDDAAISAVASYTELNQSNPMNSPTWAAPYEDSGVVGSITISEISDTNVKGTFNFTGKNQNGTDTKAVTNGAFNVNFQN, from the coding sequence ATGAAAACAATTAAACAATTCGGAATCGTTTTAACAGTGGCATTGGCTACTTTATTATCATCATGCAGCGGAAGCGATGATGGCGGTGGCGGAGGTGGAAATGCATCGTTAGGACAAGTAAAAGCCAAAGTAGCGGGTTCCAGTTTTAGCTCTATGGAAGTAGCAACCTTTGCCCAAAAAATCGTTGCAGGCGGAACAACCACTATTATTGTTCAAGGCAGTACAGCGCAGGGCAAGGCAATTCAATTGATTCTTAACGGAACTAACGGTCAGCCGGGAACTTTTGAAATCAGCGATGATGCAGCTATTTCTGCTGTTGCAAGTTATACAGAGCTTAACCAAAGTAATCCTATGAATTCGCCAACTTGGGCAGCTCCTTATGAGGATTCAGGTGTAGTAGGTTCTATTACCATCAGTGAAATAAGCGATACTAATGTAAAAGGAACATTCAACTTTACCGGTAAAAACCAAAACGGAACTGATACGAAAGCAGTGACTAATGGGGCATTCAATGTGAATTTCCAAAACTAA